A single region of the Amia ocellicauda isolate fAmiCal2 chromosome 8, fAmiCal2.hap1, whole genome shotgun sequence genome encodes:
- the htr1aa gene encoding 5-hydroxytryptamine (serotonin) receptor 1A a, which yields MENTSNTTYSDGPYQHENKTALPGVTLSYQIITSLFLGALILCAIFGNACVVAAIALERSLQNVANYLIGSLAVTDLMVSVLVLPMAALYQVLNKWTLGQVTCDIFISLDVLCCTSSILHLCAIALDRYWAITDPIDYVNKRTPRRAAILISLTWLIGFLISIPPMLGWRTPEDRANPDACTISQDYGYTIYSTFGAFYIPLILMLVLYGRIFKAARFRIRKTVKKTEKKKVSDTCLTVSPAIFPKRNNGETGKNWKRSVEPKPNPCANGAVRHGEDGAALEIIEVHHNNTKNHLPLPNTPTAPCFENRNEKNTEAKKKMALARERKTVKTLGIIMGTFIFCWLPFFIVALVLPFCGDKCYMPDLLGAVINWLGYSNSLLNPIIYAYFNKDFQSAFKKIIKCKFCRP from the coding sequence ATGGAAAATACAAGCAACACTACATACTCAGACGGTCCTTACCAGCATGAAAACAAGACAGCATTGCCAGGCGTGACACTAAGTTATCAGATCATCACTTCATTGTTTCTTGGAGCCCTCATCCTTTGTGCCATCTTTGGGAATGCTTGTGTGGTCGCGGCTATTGCTTTGGAAAGATCTCTCCAAAATGTGGCGAACTACTTGATCGGCTCTCTGGCTGTCACGGACCTCATGGTGTCGGTGCTGGTGCTGCCCATGGCCGCCCTGTATCAAGTCCTGAACAAGTGGACACTCGGACAGGTAACTTGCgacattttcatttctttaGATGTGTTATGTTGTACATCTTCGATACTCCATTTGTGCGCCATTGCCCTGGACAGGTACTGGGCGATTACAGACCCTATAGACTATGTCAACAAAAGGACTCCCAGGCGAGCGGCTATTTTAATTAGCCTGACCTGGCTCATAGGCTTTTTAATATCCATCCCGCCCATGCTAGGCTGGAGGACTCCTGAAGACAGGGCTAACCCCGATGCTTGCACAATAAGTCAAGATTATGGGTACACCATCTATTCGACTTTCGGCGCATTTTACATCCCCCTGATACTCATGCTGGTGCTTTATGGGAGGATATTCAAAGCAGCCCGGTTCCGAATTCGTAAGACCGTAAAAAAGACTGAGAAAAAGAAAGTATCAGACACATGCTTAACAGTGTCGCCTGCTATCTTTCCTAAGAGAAACAACGGGGAAACGGGCAAAAACTGGAAGCGCAGTGTGGAGCCCAAACCCAATCCTTGCGCAAATGGTGCGGTGCGGCACGGAGAGGACGGGGCAGCGCTGGAAATCATAGAAGttcaccacaacaacacaaaaaatcaCCTGCCTCTCCCTAATACCCCAACAGCCCCTTGCTTCGAGAACAGGAACGAGAAGAACACAGAAGCAAAGAAAAAGATGGCTTTGGCCAGAGAGCGCAAAACGGTGAAGACTCTGGGCATCATCATGGGCACGTTTATCTTCTGCTGGTTGCCATTCTTCATTGTGGCCCTTGTGTTACCATTCTGTGGAGATAAATGCTACATGCCAGATTTGCTGGGGGCCGTGATCAACTGGCTGGGCTACTCAAACTCTCTTTTGAACCCCATCATCTACGCCTATTTCAACAAAGATTTCCAAAGTGCTTTCAAGAAAATTATCAAATGCAAGTTTTGCAGACCGTAA